One stretch of Candidatus Falkowbacteria bacterium DNA includes these proteins:
- the polA gene encoding DNA polymerase I produces MSKKKKKFIIVDGNAVLHRAFHALPPMMTKDGTLVNAVYGFITTIFKAVKEFKPEYIAVTFDRKEKTFRHEEFADYKAHREKQPDELYAQIPIIKDVLDVLNIRIYEKVGFEADDVIGTLCEKRQVDRDDVLSIIVTGDMDALQLVDDNTQVFTMRKGMSDTVIYDEKGVKEKYDGLGPEKLIDYKGLRGDPSDNIPGVPGVGEKTAIGLIKEFGSMEKMYEKVEAKAYDNIKVTERIYNLLIDNKKQAFLSKKLATIVRDVKVDFDLNDTAVAPYDKDEVFKVFQELGFKSLLNRLPDFGPSTGSGQAVDQETPDPASTAIGQGGQVRSDDKKSNHNYCHVVGEKEFDEFYGKLKKQKLFVFDTETDGLNIFQCKLLGISFSWKTGEAYYIEPLKKNLEKLKEIFADENVKKIGHNLKFDIKVLKQNGIETEGVYFDTMVGSYLLNPGTRAHKLDDLVFRELGYQMTKITDLIGKKGKGQSTLDLVDPKKVADYSCEDADYTFRLVGILEKELKENKLWKLFTEIEMPLIEVLVEMELNGIKIDIKHLAELQKKVQLRIDTLIKKIHKLAGQEFNISSPKQLKEILFEKLDISIEGLSKTKTGISTAAAELDKMLDRHPIIELIQDYRELTKLQSTYIEALPKLIEPKTGRIHTDFNQTVTATGRLSSSSPNLQNIPIRKELGKEIRECFIAEKGNKIIAADYSQVELRVIACLAKDKKMIQVFEDDQDIHSVTAAKIYGVELEKVTKEMRYSAKEVNFGVLYGMGAWGLASRKKITRAEAQDFIEKYFKSFASVKKYLDNMKDTASDQGYVETMFGRRRYLPEINSGVQQVRASAERMAINHPIQGTAADLMKIAMIEVYKEVKGKSSKVKVLLQVHDELVIECPSEMVDYVAKIIDEKMEKIHKLCVPIKVDTEVGDNWQDMKVKF; encoded by the coding sequence TGAATTATACGCACAAATACCGATCATTAAGGATGTTCTGGATGTTTTAAATATAAGAATTTATGAGAAGGTTGGTTTTGAGGCTGATGATGTAATTGGCACGCTTTGTGAAAAGCGCCAAGTTGATCGCGATGATGTTTTGTCGATTATTGTGACTGGTGACATGGATGCATTGCAATTGGTTGATGACAATACTCAAGTTTTTACAATGCGAAAGGGAATGTCTGATACAGTTATTTATGATGAAAAGGGTGTAAAAGAAAAATATGACGGCCTGGGGCCAGAGAAACTTATTGATTACAAAGGATTGCGCGGTGATCCATCAGATAATATCCCAGGTGTTCCAGGAGTTGGTGAAAAAACTGCGATTGGTTTGATAAAAGAATTTGGTTCAATGGAAAAAATGTATGAAAAAGTTGAGGCCAAAGCTTACGATAATATAAAAGTGACTGAGAGAATTTATAATTTACTTATTGATAACAAGAAACAGGCATTCCTTAGTAAAAAATTAGCAACCATTGTTCGAGATGTTAAAGTAGATTTTGATTTAAATGATACTGCAGTTGCACCTTATGACAAAGATGAAGTTTTTAAAGTTTTTCAAGAGCTTGGGTTCAAAAGTTTGTTAAATAGACTACCTGATTTCGGCCCTTCGACAGGCTCAGGGCAGGCTGTGGATCAAGAGACTCCGGATCCTGCCTCGACTGCCATCGGGCAAGGCGGGCAAGTCCGGAGTGACGACAAGAAAAGCAATCACAACTATTGTCATGTTGTTGGAGAAAAAGAATTTGATGAATTCTATGGAAAATTAAAAAAACAAAAACTGTTTGTGTTTGACACAGAGACTGATGGGTTAAATATTTTTCAATGTAAATTATTAGGAATCAGCTTTTCTTGGAAAACGGGCGAGGCTTATTATATCGAGCCATTAAAAAAGAATTTAGAAAAATTAAAAGAAATTTTTGCAGATGAAAATGTGAAAAAGATAGGACATAATTTAAAATTTGATATTAAGGTTCTAAAACAAAATGGTATTGAAACTGAAGGTGTATATTTTGATACAATGGTTGGTTCTTACCTTTTGAACCCTGGTACCAGAGCTCATAAGCTTGATGATTTGGTTTTTCGTGAACTCGGATACCAGATGACCAAGATTACAGATCTGATTGGTAAAAAAGGAAAGGGTCAGAGTACTCTTGACCTGGTTGATCCGAAAAAAGTGGCTGATTACTCTTGTGAAGACGCTGATTATACTTTTCGCTTGGTTGGGATTTTGGAAAAAGAGTTAAAAGAAAATAAACTTTGGAAATTATTCACAGAAATTGAAATGCCGTTAATCGAAGTTCTAGTCGAAATGGAATTAAACGGCATTAAAATTGATATTAAGCATTTAGCAGAGCTACAAAAGAAAGTCCAACTTCGTATTGATACTTTAATTAAAAAAATTCACAAGTTGGCAGGACAGGAATTTAATATCAGCTCACCAAAACAATTAAAAGAAATTTTATTTGAGAAGTTAGATATCAGTATTGAAGGTTTAAGTAAAACTAAGACTGGAATTTCCACAGCTGCAGCTGAATTGGACAAAATGTTAGATCGTCATCCGATTATCGAATTAATTCAAGACTATAGAGAGTTGACAAAATTACAATCAACTTATATTGAAGCTCTGCCAAAGCTGATTGAACCAAAAACTGGTAGAATTCATACCGATTTTAATCAGACCGTTACCGCGACTGGGCGATTGTCTTCTTCAAGTCCAAATTTACAAAATATTCCGATTAGAAAAGAACTTGGCAAGGAAATTCGAGAGTGTTTTATTGCAGAAAAAGGAAATAAAATAATAGCAGCTGACTATTCTCAAGTTGAACTTCGAGTGATCGCTTGTTTAGCCAAAGATAAGAAGATGATTCAAGTTTTTGAAGATGATCAAGACATTCACTCTGTAACAGCAGCTAAGATTTATGGTGTTGAATTAGAAAAAGTAACTAAAGAGATGCGCTACTCTGCCAAAGAAGTTAATTTTGGAGTTCTTTACGGAATGGGCGCTTGGGGTTTGGCCAGTCGAAAAAAGATTACCCGTGCAGAAGCTCAAGATTTTATTGAAAAGTATTTTAAATCTTTTGCCAGCGTGAAAAAATATTTAGATAACATGAAAGATACCGCTTCGGATCAAGGTTATGTTGAAACTATGTTTGGGCGTAGGAGATATTTACCAGAAATTAATTCAGGTGTACAACAGGTGCGTGCATCTGCTGAAAGAATGGCTATTAATCACCCGATTCAGGGAACCGCAGCTGATCTTATGAAAATAGCAATGATTGAAGTTTATAAAGAGGTGAAAGGTAAAAGTTCAAAGGTAAAAGTATTACTGCAAGTTCACGATGAACTGGTAATTGAGTGTCCATCAGAGATGGTTGATTATGTTGCAAAAATTATTGATGAAAAAATGGAAAAAATCCACAAACTTTGTGTGCCTATTAAGGTTGACACCGAGGTGGGTGATAATTGGCAGGATATGAAAGTTAAGTTTTAA